The Microbacterium sp. LWH7-1.2 genome window below encodes:
- the aroB gene encoding 3-dehydroquinate synthase, with the protein MTDATTITVSGDASYDITVGHGILSSLGDALPPAARKVLVIHPPTLAEQAERLRAQLVGDREVLLAEIPDAEAGKRIEVAAFCWQVMGKADFTRTDAVVGFGGGAVTDLAGFVAATWLRGVEVVQVPTTVLGMVDAAVGGKTGVNTAEGKNLVGAFWAPRAVICDLDLLDTLSRNERVAGYAEVVKAGFIWAPEILELIEADPEDAVDPQSAAFRRTIELAIDMKARVVGEDLREAGLREILNYGHTLGHAIEHAERYRWRHGAAISVGMVFAAELSRLAGRLPDAAAQRHRDILESLGLPTSYRPGAWPQLLSTMQRDKKSRGGMLRFIVLDDVAKPTVLQAPDESLLFAAYQEVAG; encoded by the coding sequence GTGACGGATGCCACGACCATCACCGTGAGCGGAGACGCGAGCTACGACATCACCGTGGGCCACGGCATCCTGTCGTCCCTCGGCGACGCGCTCCCGCCCGCCGCACGCAAGGTGCTCGTGATCCACCCGCCGACGCTCGCCGAGCAGGCCGAACGGCTGCGCGCACAGCTCGTGGGGGACCGCGAAGTGCTGCTCGCCGAGATCCCGGACGCCGAGGCGGGCAAGCGCATCGAAGTGGCCGCTTTCTGCTGGCAGGTGATGGGCAAGGCCGACTTCACCCGCACCGACGCCGTCGTGGGCTTCGGTGGGGGAGCGGTGACCGACCTGGCCGGGTTCGTGGCGGCGACATGGCTGCGCGGCGTCGAGGTCGTTCAGGTGCCGACCACCGTGCTCGGCATGGTCGACGCCGCCGTCGGCGGCAAGACGGGCGTCAACACCGCCGAGGGCAAGAACCTCGTCGGCGCGTTCTGGGCGCCCCGTGCCGTGATCTGCGACCTCGACCTGCTCGATACGCTGTCGCGCAACGAGCGGGTCGCGGGATACGCCGAGGTCGTCAAGGCCGGCTTCATCTGGGCGCCTGAGATCCTGGAACTGATCGAGGCCGATCCCGAGGACGCCGTCGATCCGCAGAGCGCCGCATTCCGCCGCACGATCGAGCTCGCGATCGACATGAAGGCGCGCGTCGTCGGGGAAGACCTCCGCGAAGCGGGCCTGCGCGAGATCCTCAACTACGGCCACACCCTCGGCCACGCCATCGAGCACGCCGAGCGCTACCGCTGGCGCCACGGCGCCGCGATCTCCGTCGGCATGGTGTTCGCCGCCGAGCTGTCGCGTCTCGCCGGACGACTCCCGGACGCCGCCGCCCAGCGCCACCGCGACATCCTGGAGTCGCTGGGCCTGCCGACCAGCTACCGTCCGGGCGCGTGGCCGCAGCTGCTGTCGACGATGCAGCGCGACAAGAAGAGCCGCGGCGGCATGCTCCGTTTCATCGTGCTCGACGACGTCGCCAAGCCCACCGTGCTCCAGGCGCCCGACGAGTCCCTGCTCTTCGCGGCGTACCAGGAGGTCGCGGGGTGA
- a CDS encoding GNAT family N-acetyltransferase yields the protein MSISTTAVRRIRSDEWRAVRELRLESTSDPDANIAFLETPEQVAARPEQFWRDRAELAAESETAAQFVAVVDDVWVGSLSVLIRASGQTDHVGRFVDDRRAVVVGVYVNPSHRGTGAIDLLLVAAAEWVTTLGLTRLSLDVHRENLRAQAAYRRAGFVPTGETFTSVIGPEIVMARPLP from the coding sequence GTGAGCATCAGCACGACGGCGGTGCGCCGCATCCGCTCCGACGAGTGGCGGGCGGTGCGCGAGCTGCGACTCGAGTCGACGAGCGATCCCGACGCGAACATCGCGTTCCTCGAGACGCCCGAGCAGGTGGCGGCGCGCCCGGAGCAGTTCTGGCGCGACCGCGCCGAACTCGCCGCCGAGAGCGAGACCGCCGCGCAGTTCGTGGCCGTGGTCGACGACGTCTGGGTCGGAAGCCTCTCCGTGCTCATCCGTGCGAGTGGGCAGACCGACCACGTCGGCCGTTTCGTCGACGACCGCCGGGCGGTTGTCGTCGGGGTCTATGTCAACCCCTCCCATCGCGGCACCGGGGCGATCGACCTCCTGCTCGTCGCCGCGGCGGAGTGGGTGACGACCCTCGGGCTCACCCGGCTCAGCCTCGACGTGCACCGGGAGAACCTCCGCGCCCAGGCGGCGTATCGCCGGGCGGGATTCGTGCCGACGGGCGAGACGTTCACGAGTGTGATCGGTCCTGAGATCGTGATGGCCCGCCCGTTGCCATGA
- the aroQ gene encoding type II 3-dehydroquinate dehydratase — protein MTAPRRLLLVNGPNLNLLGTREPEIYGTATLADVVQVATDAAARRGFEVRAVQSNHEGVLLDAIHDARRDCAGIVINPGGLTHTSVVLRDALSGVALPVAEVHISDVMAREEFRHHSYVADVAVVHVIGEGVPGYATAVTRLIDIVAGQAEG, from the coding sequence ATGACCGCCCCTCGCCGCCTCTTGCTCGTCAACGGCCCCAATCTGAACCTCCTGGGCACCCGAGAGCCCGAGATCTACGGCACCGCGACCCTGGCGGACGTCGTCCAGGTGGCGACGGATGCTGCCGCCCGGCGCGGCTTCGAGGTGCGGGCCGTGCAGAGCAACCACGAGGGGGTTCTCCTCGACGCGATCCACGACGCGCGACGGGACTGCGCCGGCATCGTCATCAACCCCGGCGGCCTGACCCACACCTCCGTCGTGCTCCGCGACGCCCTGTCGGGCGTCGCGCTGCCGGTGGCGGAGGTGCACATCTCGGATGTGATGGCGCGCGAAGAGTTCCGCCACCACTCCTATGTCGCGGACGTCGCCGTCGTCCACGTGATCGGCGAGGGGGTCCCCGGCTACGCGACCGCCGTCACGCGTCTCATCGACATCGTCGCCGGTCAGGCCGAGGGCTGA
- the efp gene encoding elongation factor P: protein MASTADIKNGVVLSIDGQLWNVIEFQHVKPGKGGAFVRTKLKNVVSGKVVDRTYNAGAKIDIENVDRRDFTYLYNDGDNFVFMDVEDYDQINVGAATVGDAAHFLLENQQVQIALNNGNPLYVELPASVVLEITYTEPGLQGDRSSAGTKAATVETGYEIQVPLFVETGTKVKVDTRTGDYLGRVN, encoded by the coding sequence ATGGCCTCCACCGCAGACATCAAGAACGGCGTCGTCCTCTCGATCGACGGCCAGCTCTGGAACGTCATCGAGTTCCAGCACGTCAAGCCGGGCAAGGGCGGCGCCTTCGTCCGCACGAAGCTGAAGAACGTCGTCTCGGGCAAGGTCGTCGACCGCACCTACAACGCCGGCGCGAAGATCGACATCGAGAATGTCGACCGCCGGGACTTCACGTACCTGTACAACGACGGCGACAACTTCGTGTTCATGGACGTCGAGGACTACGACCAGATCAATGTCGGCGCCGCCACCGTCGGCGACGCGGCGCACTTCCTGCTCGAGAACCAGCAGGTGCAGATCGCGCTCAACAACGGCAACCCGCTGTACGTCGAGCTGCCGGCCTCCGTCGTCCTGGAGATCACGTACACCGAGCCGGGTCTGCAGGGCGACCGCTCGTCGGCCGGCACCAAGGCCGCTACCGTCGAGACCGGCTACGAGATCCAGGTCCCGCTGTTCGTCGAGACCGGCACCAAGGTGAAGGTCGACACCCGCACGGGCGACTACCTCGGCCGCGTCAACTGA
- the nusB gene encoding transcription antitermination factor NusB, with product MSARTKARKRALDILFQADVRGDEPATVLAAEAKRAANEPARQASWLYAREIVDGVIDNQDAIDEQITTFAKDWTLARMPAVDRAVLRIGAWEILYNDEVPTAVAIDEAVDLVKEFSSDESGPFVHGVLARIARAS from the coding sequence ATGAGTGCCCGTACGAAGGCGCGCAAGCGCGCGCTCGACATCCTGTTCCAGGCGGACGTGCGCGGCGACGAACCCGCGACGGTGCTCGCGGCCGAGGCGAAGCGCGCGGCCAACGAGCCGGCGCGTCAGGCCTCGTGGCTGTACGCGCGAGAGATCGTCGACGGAGTGATCGACAACCAGGACGCCATCGACGAGCAGATCACGACGTTCGCGAAGGACTGGACGCTCGCCCGCATGCCCGCGGTCGACCGTGCCGTGCTGCGCATCGGCGCGTGGGAGATCCTCTACAACGACGAGGTGCCCACCGCGGTCGCGATCGACGAGGCGGTCGACCTGGTCAAGGAGTTCTCGTCCGACGAGTCCGGCCCGTTCGTCCACGGCGTCCTCGCCCGCATCGCCCGCGCGAGCTGA
- a CDS encoding DEAD/DEAH box helicase, whose amino-acid sequence MTPPSAGPPPFVDPGHIRRFADSGTYERGVGYFADGAVERVEWDAVASVIEAVVAGSGGRTYRCRVRLDPQRVDHPIAATSCTCPVQFDCKHTVATLLASNRLAAAPAPESRSSWRDVFAPAPTTERARTPLALGVELRQRIRRGASTWAPARVESATPRGLHQHGADVLVGLRPLERSGRSDAWIKGGVSWDALRRPTTAFDPAQARWFAELHSIGRDVRSFGAFSDVSEWLTLDDIESSLLWPHLAAAADRGIPLVPTKRTTTVALAASATVAVQALRTGRGLEIAPVVTIDGEHTDAAALRPVGRTGVYRFTLERERIDLVLAAVALPDPVPALLAAREAVVVPGAEAEEFVRDHLPRIGRRVEIDAPGLDVAPPPRPALVTRVHFEPNHRLVYTLSWRYGAGDLLELDSTGGERDAAAETAIRGRVESLWRDHAPVDLASADTLTGLDAAEFASRLLPLLEADVDVSVEISGERPQYRELAGDPRIDITTVETSDPDWFDLGVVVTIDGRRIPFGTLFTALSRGRKKILLSDGAYFSLSHPSLQRLRDLIDEAGELDEWETGPRISRYQTALWADFEDLADEAQPAVSWRATVEALRDADGVPPAPLPSGLDAELRPYQRVGYDWLAFLWNHRLGGILADDMGLGKTLQLLALIAHAREHGEKRPFLVVAPTSVLSTWCSEAARFTPDLRVAVIDATRAKRGTTVTDAAATADIVVTSYTLLRLDEREFGAVGWAGLILDEAQFVKNSQTKAYRAARDLSADAVFAVTGTPLENSLTELWALLSLTAPGLFASSRRFREEYVGPIEKGKVPENQEGGAYRAGRLARLRRRIRPLVLRRTKELVAADLPVKQEQEVRIELGAAHRALYDTVLQRERQKVLGLLDDLDRNRFIVFRSLTLLRMLSLAPELVDPTHAGIAPSKLSALFDQLDEALAEGHRALVFSQFTSFLGLVAKQLEARGIPYAYLDGSTRDRDAAVAAFRGGKAPVFLISLKAGGFGLTLTEADYVFLLDPWWNPAAEAQAVDRAHRIGQHRSVMVYRLIANGTIEEKVMALQQRKARLFRSVMDDDALFGQALTADDIRGLFDD is encoded by the coding sequence GTGACCCCGCCGTCCGCCGGACCCCCTCCGTTCGTCGACCCCGGGCACATCCGCCGGTTCGCCGACAGCGGCACGTACGAGCGCGGCGTCGGCTACTTCGCCGACGGCGCCGTCGAGCGCGTCGAATGGGACGCGGTCGCCTCCGTCATCGAGGCGGTCGTCGCCGGCAGCGGCGGACGCACGTACCGCTGCCGCGTGCGGCTCGACCCGCAGCGCGTGGACCACCCCATCGCGGCGACGTCGTGCACCTGCCCGGTGCAGTTCGACTGCAAGCACACGGTGGCGACTCTGCTCGCGAGCAATCGCCTCGCCGCCGCCCCGGCGCCGGAGAGCCGATCGTCATGGCGCGACGTGTTCGCGCCCGCTCCGACGACGGAACGCGCCCGGACCCCGCTCGCCCTCGGCGTCGAGCTCCGGCAGCGCATCCGGCGCGGTGCGTCGACATGGGCGCCGGCGCGCGTCGAGTCCGCGACGCCCCGGGGCCTGCACCAGCACGGCGCCGACGTCCTGGTCGGCCTCCGCCCGCTCGAGCGCTCCGGCCGCTCCGACGCCTGGATCAAGGGCGGAGTCTCGTGGGACGCCTTGCGCCGGCCGACCACCGCCTTCGACCCCGCGCAGGCGCGCTGGTTCGCCGAGCTGCACAGCATCGGCCGCGACGTCCGCTCGTTCGGCGCCTTCTCCGACGTCTCGGAGTGGCTCACGCTGGATGACATCGAGTCGAGCCTGCTCTGGCCGCACCTCGCGGCAGCCGCGGATCGCGGCATCCCACTCGTTCCGACCAAGCGCACCACCACCGTCGCCCTCGCGGCTTCGGCGACGGTCGCCGTGCAGGCGCTCCGCACCGGTCGCGGGCTCGAGATCGCGCCCGTCGTTACGATCGACGGCGAGCACACGGATGCTGCGGCCCTGCGCCCGGTCGGACGCACCGGCGTCTACCGGTTCACCCTCGAGCGCGAGCGCATCGACCTCGTGCTCGCGGCCGTCGCCCTGCCCGACCCGGTCCCCGCGCTCCTCGCGGCGCGGGAAGCGGTCGTGGTGCCGGGCGCCGAGGCCGAGGAGTTCGTCCGCGACCACCTGCCCCGGATCGGCCGTCGGGTCGAGATCGACGCGCCCGGGCTGGACGTCGCCCCGCCACCACGACCCGCGCTCGTCACCCGCGTGCACTTCGAGCCGAATCACCGACTGGTCTACACGCTGTCGTGGCGCTACGGCGCCGGCGACCTCCTCGAACTCGACTCGACCGGCGGGGAGCGTGACGCCGCGGCCGAGACGGCGATCCGCGGTCGCGTCGAGTCGCTGTGGCGCGACCACGCACCGGTCGACCTCGCCTCAGCCGACACGCTCACGGGCCTCGACGCCGCGGAGTTCGCGTCACGGCTGCTGCCGCTGCTCGAGGCCGACGTGGACGTGAGCGTCGAGATCTCGGGGGAGCGCCCGCAGTACCGCGAACTCGCCGGGGATCCGCGCATCGACATCACCACGGTCGAGACGAGCGATCCGGACTGGTTCGACCTCGGCGTCGTCGTGACGATCGACGGCCGCCGCATCCCGTTCGGCACGCTGTTCACGGCGCTCTCGCGCGGGCGCAAGAAGATCCTCCTGAGCGACGGCGCGTACTTCTCGCTGTCGCATCCGTCGCTGCAGCGCCTGCGCGACCTCATCGACGAGGCCGGCGAACTCGACGAGTGGGAGACCGGGCCCCGCATCAGCCGCTACCAGACCGCTCTCTGGGCGGACTTCGAGGACCTCGCCGACGAGGCGCAGCCGGCGGTGTCCTGGCGCGCGACCGTCGAGGCGCTGCGCGACGCCGACGGCGTGCCCCCGGCTCCGCTGCCGTCTGGTCTCGACGCCGAGCTGAGGCCGTACCAGCGCGTCGGCTACGACTGGCTCGCCTTCCTGTGGAATCACCGACTCGGCGGCATCCTCGCCGACGACATGGGACTCGGAAAGACGCTCCAGCTGCTCGCGCTCATCGCCCATGCGCGCGAACACGGCGAGAAGCGGCCGTTCCTCGTGGTGGCGCCGACCTCCGTGCTGTCGACCTGGTGCAGCGAGGCGGCCCGGTTCACCCCGGACCTGCGGGTCGCCGTCATCGACGCGACGCGCGCGAAGCGCGGGACGACGGTGACGGATGCTGCGGCCACGGCAGACATCGTCGTCACGTCGTACACGCTGCTCCGGCTCGATGAGCGGGAATTCGGGGCGGTGGGCTGGGCGGGCCTGATCCTCGACGAGGCGCAGTTCGTGAAGAACAGCCAGACCAAGGCGTACCGTGCCGCGCGCGACCTCTCGGCGGACGCGGTGTTCGCCGTCACCGGCACGCCGCTCGAGAACAGCCTCACGGAGCTGTGGGCGCTGCTCTCGCTGACGGCGCCGGGGCTGTTCGCGTCGAGCCGCAGATTCCGCGAGGAGTACGTCGGTCCGATCGAGAAGGGGAAGGTGCCCGAGAACCAGGAGGGCGGCGCATACCGCGCCGGTCGCCTCGCGCGGCTGAGACGCCGCATCCGTCCGCTCGTGCTGCGCCGCACGAAGGAGCTCGTGGCCGCGGACCTCCCCGTCAAACAGGAGCAGGAGGTGCGGATCGAACTGGGTGCCGCGCACCGTGCCCTCTACGACACCGTGCTTCAGCGCGAGCGCCAGAAGGTGCTCGGGCTCCTCGACGACCTCGACCGCAACCGGTTCATCGTGTTCCGGTCGCTCACGCTGCTGCGCATGCTGAGCCTGGCTCCCGAGCTGGTCGATCCCACGCACGCGGGCATCGCGCCCAGCAAGCTCTCGGCGCTCTTCGATCAGCTGGACGAAGCGCTGGCCGAGGGGCACCGCGCGCTCGTGTTCAGCCAGTTCACGTCGTTCCTGGGTCTGGTGGCGAAGCAGCTCGAGGCACGCGGCATCCCGTACGCCTACCTGGACGGATCGACGCGCGACCGTGACGCGGCCGTCGCCGCCTTCCGCGGGGGGAAGGCGCCGGTGTTCCTCATCAGCCTCAAGGCCGGCGGGTTCGGACTCACGCTCACCGAGGCGGACTACGTGTTCCTCCTCGACCCGTGGTGGAACCCCGCCGCCGAGGCGCAGGCAGTGGACCGCGCGCACCGCATCGGCCAGCACCGCAGCGTCATGGTGTACCGCCTGATCGCGAACGGCACGATCGAGGAGAAGGTCATGGCGCTGCAGCAGCGCAAGGCGCGGCTGTTCCGGTCGGTGATGGACGACGACGCGCTCTTCGGGCAGGCACTCACCGCAGACGACATCCGCGGGCTGTTCGACGACTGA